The Nostoc sp. 'Lobaria pulmonaria (5183) cyanobiont' DNA window GAGATTTTTGGGGTGAGCATTTTCGACTAGATGAGGCTGTAATTGAGCATCAAACAGACATTGGTGAAGTTACCGCACGTATCCTAGATTTTAACGGCGACGAAAGGATTATTGAACGACAAGCTTTGATTGCATCTGGTCAGTATCCCTCAGCATCGGCGCTAAAACAGATAAATAAATAGGTTATGATGTGCGTAGGCGTAGCCCGTCGTAGACATCGCTTGAAGAAATTGTTCGAGATAATCAATTAGCCAGTTGTATTGTGGTGCGTTACGCAACGCTTTCACACCCTACTAAACTAAAAATTATCAGAAAATGTGCGATCGCATCCACCAATGGGAATTCTATACTTAGCAACTATTGCTACTTCACCATTAGAACTCCCAAGGTAAATATACAATGTCCTATCAAAATATTGCAGCCTCCCTTTCGCCACAAGATATCCAAGAAATTAAAGCTGCGCTACAGACAGTCCAAAAAAAGCTGCCCTTTCTGATTACTCTCAGCACTGAAGAACGGCGTAAGTTAGTAAAAATGGGCGATAAAAGCCTAGCTTTTGTGAATAATAGCGTCACTGCTGCTCAGTCTAACCGCGAAATCCTTCCAGCCACTTTTGATGTTGAAGAACTTGTTCAGGATTATCAATTAGCTGCTGCGCTTACCGAACTTTTAATCTCAATCCAGCAACTCAGCGAACAGGTAGATGATACCCTAATGGCTGTCGGTAGTGAAGCGATGACTAGCAGTTTGACAGTTTATGATTACGTGAAGACTGCATCGAAAAAGACTCCAGGTTTAAAGACTGTCGCTGAACAGTTAGGCGAACGTTTTAAGGCTATCAAAGGTAGACCGACTAAAGCTGCATCTGGTTCTTGAGTCTTTGATACTCATTAATGAGTCTTTGAACTCCATTAATGAGTCTTTGAACTCCATTAATGAGTCTTTGATACTCATTAATGAGCCTTTGATACTCATTAATGAGTCTTTGAACTCCATTAATGAGTCTTTGAACTCCATTAATGAGCCTTTGATACTCATTAATGAGTCTTTGAACTCCATTAATGAGCCTTTGATACTCATTAATGAGTCTTTGAACTCCATTAATGAGTCTTAGAACTCCATTAATGAGCCTTTGAACTCCATTAATGAGTCTCGATTAATTCTAGTAATTGTTGTTGTGGCAGTTGCAAATTTACTGCTTGCTGGGTGCGGTTGATCAATTCCCTAGCGGTGCTCAGAAGCAATTATATATCCGTCGATGTTTACTGAAGATGGTAAGTTTTTTCTTTCTTTGTATGAAACCACCCTGCGATGCCTTGGGGAGGGAAGGGGTTGATTTACTCAAATGCGGGGTGGGGTTCTTTATTTTTGATTTATGCAAGAGGTCTAATGATTTGGATGTTTAATTTCTATCATCACTTCCAATTGAAAGCAATTATCCAAAAATTTTTATTCACATCTTAGATGTTGATTTGCTGCCTCTGAGTCAAACACATGGCAATTCCCTTTTCGTAATAAGCTGCCTCATTAATAAAAATTGGCCAAACAGTAGATGTACCTTCATAAACAATTGTTTTATCGTCAAAAGTTATAAAAATTGGATCTCCTGGGTTCAAGGCTTGATAATCCTTATCCTGAAGCTCTGGATGAATCATTCCAAAGATTGTACCATCCGGTTTTTTTGGGTAGTCTACAACTGATAAGTGGTCATAGAGAATCAAAGTTTCGTTATTTGATGGAATTTTACCTTGGTTAAACTGTTCTAGGTAGTCCAGAAGCGCGCGAACAAGTTCCTCTGTTTGTTGGAACAGCCTTGCTTTTAAGATACCTTGGGCAATTGGGCCAACCTCGAACGCAAAGCCTAATTCGCATAGAGAATTTACAAAGGGGTTTTCTGCAATTGATTTAAAAGAGCAGCGATAAACCCTAACTAAAGGATTAAGCTGGCTCAGATAAGCAGCTAATTTTAAGTTGAAGGGATGACTGTTATCAAGAATAATTGTTAGACCCATATTAGCTGTACTGCTGTGCAAGTCTAAGATGAAATCTGCTTGTTTATCCCCATTTAATGCTAGGGTATCCTGAATTAATTTAGCTTGCAAATCTTCGTAACTATTCAGAGTCGGATCTTGTAAATCTTGCTTGAGAAAACAGCGATTTAAATCCTTTTCTAAATATCGTCTTCCGGCGGCAAAAGCATTGGGATTTGCTAACAGAGTGACTGTCTCAAAACTCGGTCTAGTAATTAAATCGGGAAACTGGGCAAATTTTTGGATTAGGTATGCTCCTGTAAACTCATTGCCATGAGTGCCACCGACAATTGCAACTCGATTAACCTGGTTCATGAAGCATTCACCTTGCCGATGCGATCGCGATCGTGTGGTTGATTAAGATAGGACATATCAGGGCCGTTGGGAATAATTCCGCCGGGATTGAGTGGGAATAGGTTTCCGTAGTAGTCCCGCTTCACGCTTTCTACGTCGCAAGTGTCAGCCACACCTGGAAGCTGATAAAGATCGCGTAGATAAGCTCCGAGATTCTGATAGTCTCGAATTCGCTGCTTATTACATTTAAACAGTCCATAATAGGCACTATCAAACCGAAATAATGTTGTGAATAAACGCACATCTGCAAGTGTCAGATGTTCGCCGCAGAGATAGCGATTAGTCTGTAATGCAAGTTCAATCTCATCGAGAGTTGCGAATAGTTCATTACAGGCTTGATTGTATGCTTCTTGAGTCTGGGCAAAGCCACAGCGATACACACCATTATTTACGGCGTGATAAATCTTTTCATTCCACCAGTCAATTTTCTCTTTCAGTTCTTCTGGGTAAAGATTTAGCGTCGAATTGTTGGCGAACTCGTTAAACTCAGAGTTCAGCATGACGATAATCTCTGAACTCTCATTATTGACGATGGTTTTTGTTTGGTTATCCCATAGTACTGGCACTGTGGAGCGTCCACTGTAGCCGGGTTCTGCCTTCTGATAAAATTCAGCCAGTGTGCGACAACCTTCTTCTTCTTGGTTAAATATCCAACCGCCTTCAATGGGAGAAGGAGAGACGACACATACTGATATTACCGCTTCGAGTTTTTTGAGCGATCGCACAACTAAGGTTCGATGTGCCCAAGGACAGCCCAGCCCAACATAGAGTTTGTAGCGCCCCGTTGCTGGTGGGTGTGGATTTCCTTCGTCTGTGCCGATGAACTTGCGAAACTGGCTATTAGGACGAATATATGCTCCCGACTGATTGCGAGGAGCAAGGTTTGACATCATTATTTGCCAAATACTTGTCCAGACAAACTTTCCCAGCCAGATAATTAGCTTCGGAGGAAGCGATTTGCCTTTCTTTTTGGGGAGCTTTTTATCGTCATCCATTGGAGTTGAGTTAGTCATGGCAACAATCTTGCTTTGGGAGCGATCAAAGTTAGCACTGTATATGCTGTTAAGTTTATAGTTGGTAGGTTTCTATACCTACACGCACCTTGATATTTCTTACTTTAACTTTACTACGCTTTGCCTGAACTGTTGGAGCTATATTGTGGATACTGATATCGCCTTAACGCTTCTTTTTGCACAGATTATCAAAAATTAAAAATAGTTTATTTCGTTTCAGAATCTCTATCCATTTTGTAAGCCTGTAATAAATATTCTCCATTGAAGTGAATGAGATGAGTAGAATCTCCCGCAACCCAAACATCGGTTTCCCAAGCAATCTCAGGCAAATACTCTACCATCGCTTTCCGGCTTAAAAAGCTTGTTACCATTACAATAGGAATTTTTATATCAGCAAAGATGACTTCAAGTTCTTTCTTGCGTTTAGGGTTAATTGGGCCATGAGAAGTTACAGCTTCAATTAAAACTAGCCAATCATTTTTTAGATGATGGATAATCACATCGGGCATTTTTCCATGAGAATTGATAGTAACGCCTAAATCTTTCAACCCCACTTTATTAAAATACGCGAACTTTTCATCTGTATCGCCAACATAAATCAGTTTTCCTCCAGGTGTAAAACGTTCTGCAAATTCATTAATAATCTTTTCAATCAGAATATTCTGACCACCTGGCGATAGAGTTTTTAACTTTCCTTCAATCACAATAGGAATACGTGATAGTTCCCGCTCCTGAGCATATCGTTTTTTCAAAGTTTCAACTGAAGCAAGGTAAGTACGAATGCTCTTTTTCCATTCAGTAGTTTCATAAGTACGTAAGAGTTCAAGCGCACTTTCTTCAATCTGATATACTGTTTTCGGACTATTAACGGGACGTTCAGGCGCATCTGGATTTACAATTATCAAAGCCGCATCTAAGAATTGATGGACTGTTTGGCGGCGAACACCTTCCCGCGAATTAGGTTCATATATTTTGCCATAGTGCTGTGCCATAAATTTCATCATTGGCGTAATTCCCATTAGGGGAGATGTAGCAGTATCCCAAGGAACAGTCGGTTTTAAGTCAAGTAAAGCCAAAAGAGTTAAGGCTGAACGCTCATTAAGTTGTGCCCGTGGAAGTCCAAGTTCAATTAGTATTTGCAATGCTTCATCAATACGGTTTTTGATGATTAAGGGGTTGTTTTCAGACTGATTGCTCATACTCAGTAACTCTTCTTGCACAAGTTCATCAATTTCTTTCTGTGATGGAAAATGCTCAGTAATATATAGTCCTACGGTCATTAGCTGCGCTATTGTCGGATATTTTAAATTTCGTAAATCGGTTGCATTAACCTGAGTATGCCCATTAAACAACCGGAAAAGTGCATCAACAAGGCTAGAGTTAAGATAAGCAGCAAGACCACGTGCTAAGGTAAGATTAAGTCCTTTTCCATTCTTGTGAAAATAATTCAGGTGATTTTCAAAACCTACCCAAGAACAATTAATTTGGTTAGCATCATATACAACAGCAACAACTCGCTTTTTTTCCTCTTTTGAGGAGAATCTTTTAGTCAAAACATAATGTTCATTTGGTACTAAAAGAGATACAGTTTGTTCTGCATATACCAGAGCTTGGTGTTTTTTAGTTACTTTGGGATACTCAACATATCCTCCTGAGAAATTCAATGGATAAATCAAAGGAACAGTATTTTTGTCTGGTATTAAACACAGATATTCTTTAGCACGAAAATCTACAACACGTCCCGTTGATACAGTTAATTCTAGGTCTTTTAATGTACAGGTAAAATTAGCCATTTTTTCAATGACCTGCTGACTTAGTGTATCGGGGATAATGTGGATAAATTGTTGCGAGTCGTTGGGAATAACTATCTCTGTATAAGGTGAGGAATTTGACAGAATAAAATCATCATCAGCATTTGAACTTGTACTGATAGTTACATTGTCAAATTTTGGTTTTTGTTTAACAGCATGAATAATAATCGTTTCCTGCAAAACTTCATCATCAATAAAAGCTTGCTGTCTGGATTCAAAAAGATGTATCTGGTCTAAAGCCATCATTTCCAAAAACATTCTGCGGAAGTCTCTAAAATATGGCCCATTACAGAAACTACGCGGCGAGATAGCTACAAGCTCTCCTCTTGATTCAAGAAGTTGAACTGTAGCAGCAATAAAACCTGTATATAAATTGCTGGCTTCTAATCCTATAGAACGTAACAAATTACGAACTTTGGAATGAGCGTTAATTTTTAAATATGGGGGATTGAGAATAGCATGGGTAAATCTGCAATTGTCAAGATTATCGAACAAACTAGGCTGAAGAAGTCTGACTGCATCCTCAATAAAATCCGTATCCCGGATCTCATAATTTAAAGAGATCCCAGCTATTTGACATTCTCTAGCACATAATTTCAATGTCTGATGCAAATACCCAATCAGAAAAGGGTCGATTTCATAGGCAACAATATCTAAATTGGCTGGGCGTTTTTGGCTGTGACAAAGATTAGCCACAAAAGCTGCAAGTAATGATCCTACTCCTGCTCCAGCGTCAAGTAGAGATATTTGAGGAAGATCGAGCTTGCCAAACATCCCAGCCATTAATTCTGCTACTGGAGCAGGAGTCAAAAATTGCCCCAGTTTTCCTTTTTGCTTTTGATCCTGTTTCAAGCTTGCAGCAATCCTCAGAATATCTACTTCATTGAGTAAGTTTCTGACAGAACATTTTGACAAGCTTTTGAATTCCAACGGCTTGTGATGATTGTCTGTAAACTCTCTACTGCTTGATTGGAACATCACGCCTCATTTTCACAGAACAAAAACCAACTTTATCAGGTTTTGAATTTCCGCCATGATATTTTAAGGGGAAACCGATGCAAGAAGCGTCCCTTTATCTAGAAATTATTTTAATATGCTTCATAAAGTCTTCGTTACTCGTCGCCTACCGATCGAATTAGAGCAACTGCGATCGCTCGCCACTGTGGAAGTTTGGCCAGAACGCCAACCCCCTCCCTATGAAATTTTACTAAAAAAAGTCAAAGAAATAGATGGATTGCTATGTTTGCTGACTGACCAAATCGATCGCCAACTCATCGAGTCAGGGAAACTCAAAGTCATCAGTCAAATGGCGGTGGGTTACGATAACATTGACATTGCCGCAGCCACGGCACGACAAATTCCCGTCGGTCATACTCCTGGGGTGTTAACCGATGCTACCGCAGATTTTGCCTGGGCATTACTAATGGCAGCTGCCCGGCGCGTAGTGGAGGCAGATCGGTTTACTCGTGCAGGTTTGTGGCAGACTTGGGAACCAGACTTGCTGTTGGGGCCAAATGTTACAGGTGCTACCTTGGGGATTGTTGGTTTTGGGCGCATTGGTCAAGCGCTCGCTCGTCGTGCCAAAGGGTTTGAAATGCGGATTTTGTATACGAGCAGGCAACGATACAGCCCAGAATTAGAACAATCTTTAGGTGTGGAGTTTGCTACGTTAGAACACTTACTGCAAGACTCAGATTTTGTAACACTGCATACGCCATCGGCTGATGATACTTATCATCTGATTAGCGATCGCCAATTTGAATTGATGAAGCGATCGGCTATTTTGATCAACACGGCGCGGGGAACTATTGTAGATCCCGATTCTCTGTATCGCGCCCTTGCAAGTGGTCAAATCGCTGCTGCGGCTGTAGATGTCACCGAACCAGAACCGATTCCTAGTGATAGCCTATTGTTGACCTTAGAAAATCTAATTATTGCACCTCATATTGGTAGTGCCAGCCGTCAAACGCGCTCAAAAATGGCAACAATGGCGATCGCTAATTTAATCGCGGGATTGAGAGGCGATCGTTTGGCTTATTGTGTCAACCCTGAAATTTATAATTCATAATTCATCAATGTCTTTTGATAACCTGTGCAAACTAATTTCAGAAAAACATCCCGTTACCTTTGCCAGTTGGGTTTTAGGTACACCCTTCGGGTTCGCCAGTCGCCTACTGCAAGAAACCCTCCCGCAGCGCTGGACTCACCACAAACTTCTGTGAAAGTCCTCAAAACTGAATTGAGTATTGAACCGATTCGCGCCGATTACGTCACATTTTTACAGTTACAAGGACGCATTTTACACCTGGAATTTCAAACTAAACTAGAATCCACGCTACCCCTGCCCAAAAGGCTATATTTTAGTGTTTAATTTTAAGTTAGACAATCGGAAGTATATTTCAAGCCAAATTAATGAATAATACTCTAGCTTCTACTTTAGGAGAACTACAAACAAAAATATATTGGCTACATGATGCTGAAAAATTTGCTGAATTGGCAGAAGCAGCAACTAAAATATATATGAAACTTGGATATGACCAACAAAAAGCAGAAATTGTTGGTCATTTAATTAGTGAAGCCTATCAGTTATCTGACGATGCTGATATATCATACAAGGCTGGAGACATCGAGAAAGAAATAAAATTTTATAATCAAGTAAAAGATAGATTTATAGAGGTTGAGGCTATATTAGGTCTACAAAAAAGTATAGCCGAGCATCAAATGAAATGGTGGATTTATTTTCGCCAC harbors:
- a CDS encoding glutathione S-transferase family protein, producing the protein MTNSTPMDDDKKLPKKKGKSLPPKLIIWLGKFVWTSIWQIMMSNLAPRNQSGAYIRPNSQFRKFIGTDEGNPHPPATGRYKLYVGLGCPWAHRTLVVRSLKKLEAVISVCVVSPSPIEGGWIFNQEEEGCRTLAEFYQKAEPGYSGRSTVPVLWDNQTKTIVNNESSEIIVMLNSEFNEFANNSTLNLYPEELKEKIDWWNEKIYHAVNNGVYRCGFAQTQEAYNQACNELFATLDEIELALQTNRYLCGEHLTLADVRLFTTLFRFDSAYYGLFKCNKQRIRDYQNLGAYLRDLYQLPGVADTCDVESVKRDYYGNLFPLNPGGIIPNGPDMSYLNQPHDRDRIGKVNAS
- a CDS encoding aspartoacylase, with translation MNQVNRVAIVGGTHGNEFTGAYLIQKFAQFPDLITRPSFETVTLLANPNAFAAGRRYLEKDLNRCFLKQDLQDPTLNSYEDLQAKLIQDTLALNGDKQADFILDLHSSTANMGLTIILDNSHPFNLKLAAYLSQLNPLVRVYRCSFKSIAENPFVNSLCELGFAFEVGPIAQGILKARLFQQTEELVRALLDYLEQFNQGKIPSNNETLILYDHLSVVDYPKKPDGTIFGMIHPELQDKDYQALNPGDPIFITFDDKTIVYEGTSTVWPIFINEAAYYEKGIAMCLTQRQQINI
- a CDS encoding 2-hydroxyacid dehydrogenase — translated: MLHKVFVTRRLPIELEQLRSLATVEVWPERQPPPYEILLKKVKEIDGLLCLLTDQIDRQLIESGKLKVISQMAVGYDNIDIAAATARQIPVGHTPGVLTDATADFAWALLMAAARRVVEADRFTRAGLWQTWEPDLLLGPNVTGATLGIVGFGRIGQALARRAKGFEMRILYTSRQRYSPELEQSLGVEFATLEHLLQDSDFVTLHTPSADDTYHLISDRQFELMKRSAILINTARGTIVDPDSLYRALASGQIAAAAVDVTEPEPIPSDSLLLTLENLIIAPHIGSASRQTRSKMATMAIANLIAGLRGDRLAYCVNPEIYNS
- a CDS encoding BsuBI/PstI family type II restriction endonuclease; its protein translation is MFQSSSREFTDNHHKPLEFKSLSKCSVRNLLNEVDILRIAASLKQDQKQKGKLGQFLTPAPVAELMAGMFGKLDLPQISLLDAGAGVGSLLAAFVANLCHSQKRPANLDIVAYEIDPFLIGYLHQTLKLCARECQIAGISLNYEIRDTDFIEDAVRLLQPSLFDNLDNCRFTHAILNPPYLKINAHSKVRNLLRSIGLEASNLYTGFIAATVQLLESRGELVAISPRSFCNGPYFRDFRRMFLEMMALDQIHLFESRQQAFIDDEVLQETIIIHAVKQKPKFDNVTISTSSNADDDFILSNSSPYTEIVIPNDSQQFIHIIPDTLSQQVIEKMANFTCTLKDLELTVSTGRVVDFRAKEYLCLIPDKNTVPLIYPLNFSGGYVEYPKVTKKHQALVYAEQTVSLLVPNEHYVLTKRFSSKEEKKRVVAVVYDANQINCSWVGFENHLNYFHKNGKGLNLTLARGLAAYLNSSLVDALFRLFNGHTQVNATDLRNLKYPTIAQLMTVGLYITEHFPSQKEIDELVQEELLSMSNQSENNPLIIKNRIDEALQILIELGLPRAQLNERSALTLLALLDLKPTVPWDTATSPLMGITPMMKFMAQHYGKIYEPNSREGVRRQTVHQFLDAALIIVNPDAPERPVNSPKTVYQIEESALELLRTYETTEWKKSIRTYLASVETLKKRYAQERELSRIPIVIEGKLKTLSPGGQNILIEKIINEFAERFTPGGKLIYVGDTDEKFAYFNKVGLKDLGVTINSHGKMPDVIIHHLKNDWLVLIEAVTSHGPINPKRKKELEVIFADIKIPIVMVTSFLSRKAMVEYLPEIAWETDVWVAGDSTHLIHFNGEYLLQAYKMDRDSETK